The following nucleotide sequence is from Synchiropus splendidus isolate RoL2022-P1 chromosome 1, RoL_Sspl_1.0, whole genome shotgun sequence.
TCAAAAATCCGCATAAAATGACTTGATCAAGAAGTCACCGGAACAGGAACCAAAAATGTGCCTGTACTACAACTATTACTCTGTGGACCTGTGATCTGCCGCCACCTGCAGGTGGCTCCTGTTAACTACAATCAGTGACTCACCCCGAAGTTCGGGTCCAGACTGTGACACAGAACCTGCCAGGGCGTGGTGTACCGGAACATTCTGGCGTGAGTCTCTTCGGAGGACGTTGTGTTAGGAGGGTGGGGATGACGTCACGTCGCCAGCAGAGAGGAGCCTCTCacctgtgaaaacatttttttttcacgtagAAGAAAAGGTTCTTATTGATATCACCCAAAATGTCAGAACCGGTGGCTGAAGAACTGAAAAGCATGAAATGTCCCAAGCAAAGTGTTTATGCTGCACTTCCGTTATTAAGATTATTGGGTGCTTGTCTGTGACTGTTTTACTTCATTTGATTTGGataggattttattttgaaatcaaaaGTGCCCTTGTTTGAAACGCGGTAAAATAATGATTTTGAGCTgagatttaaagaaaaaataaggctgtagaaaatacatttttttaacgtGAAAAGAACAATAAGTCCAACAATCcatttgaattttgttttaaaatgattgaTACATCCTAtcctatatttatttatagaatATCAAACCATATTTCAGTACACTGTTTGTCTCATCTTATTTAACCTCAACATTAAAATCACATAGTTTAAAAGAGAAATACAACATTTCTactcaccctgctgctgcaccGTGATGCACGACaaacagtgagtgtgtgtgcgtttgtgtgcgtgtgaggaCTACGAGTGAGGGCTACAAGTCATTAAAATGTCTCAGTCAGGATATTTGTCACCATTTCATtcactttgaaaataaaaaaaaaaacgtagaTTTGGCTGTACATGATAAAAGATAATATCATGTTGATGAGGTCATCGCTATAGCAACCAACCTTAgatagagtgtgtgtgtgcgtctgtggtgagagagagagagagagagaggagagtgtGTGTATTGCTGAGAAGAGAAATTTTAGAAGGAATGCTGCTGAccgacacaaaacaaacacaatgaccagccccacacacacacacacatcgttgtctttctatccttgtggggacatggtGCAGTTTCTCACTGTCATAATGCCTTCCCCAGCATTTCACCTTAAACCTCACTATCCAAAACAAACGGTTAACCTTAAGCAGGAGTCTGAACCGAACTTAAACCTAATTgtaatgacccacttattttgaagccttcatcctcaaatagaGGCTAAACCTCGCGGGATCCAACCCCCACAAAATCATCACAAGGTCCTTACAAGGATAGTTTCTGTCAAGAACTAGAGCTCCgtcatctgtcagagactcagagtagaaatGTTGTAGCTGTCCCTGCATCAGGAGGTCCATCCACACTTTCTTCTGTGAGCTCTGTCTAAGGAGTGGTGAttctttcttcatctttctTCATTCATATATTATTGCTAAAGTAACCAGGGGTTCCTTTGGTTGTTAAACCGGTTGATTCCCTCCACTATGGTTGCACAGTCCGCCCCTGTGGTCGATACGTCACATGATCAGCCCCATTTATATTATCCTGCATAGTTGTATACGTGTAATAATAACATGTCAATAAGTGATAAGAAATCCCAGTTCTCCCCTACAGGTGGCGACACAGCAGCAGATCCGCGTAGCTGAGTTTGAATTGGAACGCAGACGTGTAAATAAAACAGCAGGAGCGTCTGAGGCTCCGGAAGGCACCAGACCGCCATTAAAGGCGTCGCAATATGTTGAAGAGCGACGAGAGGGTGAGAAAGTTCAGACCTTGGTAGGTAAAAACACCAAATAAATAGTCAGATGTGAAAGAAAAAGGCGCGATTTCGTGGTTTGAAAACAGTAAAGCGTTAACCTCTTGATATTTATAGGAATAAAAGGTGGATCATTATTATAAACTGTAAAATAGTATGAGATATCAAATTATGATTTACGAAActgtacaataaaacaatatataagtCATGATCATAAATAGAGACTTGTTGATGacgaattattattattaattatttgaaTTACATtataattttaaatatatatatttcacagaaaaaaatattattaagagGAACAAGACAGCAAAGGAAACAACagaggaaaaagagaaaaacaatacattaaaaatagggaatgtttgatttgattcaaaatattgacaaaaataaaatgaggtaTTCATGCACCTCAAAAGATATTTCATATAATTGTAACAAACCTTAAGCATTCAGAGTTCAGAACTCTATgagagaataaaaatatatgccAAACCAAATGTGAATTCAATATACATGCAGTGGAAAACATTTATAAGGATATGATAGAAATTGTTATatataaatagaaaatattGAAGTCAATATACAAATTAGTGTCATGTAGGATAAACATCTAAGACAattgttaatatttttttatttattggtttaaatATGATAGCATTCTCTTTCTCTTTGGCTAAGTGCGACTGGCAAAACCCATaactctgttttcatttcacacgGCTTTATTTGACAGACCTTCCTTCATCACCTAGCTGGCTTTGCGTAGCAACGCTGAGGACAAGACATTGACAGCTTGAACAAAGATGACTTTGGCTGTAACCACAAAACAACGGCTAGTTTAGAAGTTAGCACAGTTGCTCAGTAAAAAGGCTTCGTACAGGTCGAAGCTTGATACACAAAACCTGCAGGCACTTGGTTAGTGGACAGACGTAGCTTAACTTAGGTTGGCACGTTAGCGTGGCTTTAGCAGTACACGGTAAACGAAACAAGGACGGTGCTTCATGACCAGGCTGAACATTCTAAATCGTCCTCTGACAATTCAGTTCAGACGACTCCCTTCCACAATCGCGACTCTTGAAAGCAGACTGGAGGTCACCGGCGGCTCAAGGTCAAGTCTGTTGGAGACATGAAGCATGTCAACCTGCGGGGTCGTGGTCACAAGGCTTCAAGTTGTGAGTGTTTCAGCCAGCCAAAAtgggttaaaaataaaacaggatgAAACTTTGCAGGATTTGAAACAGAGCCCTGAGGTGCAccaatttatcatattttttggaAGATAAGGAAACTCTCACTTTGGCCGTTAAAAGTAGTGCCTTCTTGTGAACCCTTTTAGTGGAGACTTTTAGTGGTTCTGATTCTGTCTGCATGATGCATCATGTAGTCTACTCCCACTAACACTGGCGCCTGGTTTATTAACCTCTACGGGggcctctagtggtcatcaacATATATAAAAGGCAATAACACGCAATCGCTCAGGCGTGACCGCAAGCACAGCCTCCACAGCAAGAGATGCCTATTGAGCTCATGCTTGTCAGCATGACTCTTGGCTGTGACCCATGTGAGGTGTTCCACCTCAAAAACCCAGGATTTGCTGGAGAGTGGATGTCTCCCAGTTGACTTAGGAAGACCTCAGATCAGCAAGAGGTGAATGAGGTTTCGGATGTGATGGAAGACTTGACTCAACGTCACTTGGTTCTCCCCAACCCCATCTTCTCAGAGCCTCCTGTAAGTCACCCAGACCCTCTGGATCCTGGTACACAACACAGTGCAGATCCAAGCTCTGGTTCAGACCTGCATATTCTCAGCTCACAGATGCCGTCACAGAGGGGTAATTCCTGAGGCTTGAGCCCTGGAGCAAGTTCCTCCATCAGCAGCAGATGTCAGGAACATACCACTGGCACTCCAAAGTGTGGAAACCTTTCAGTGATCCCTTTTGGAAAGTTGCCCCGGTGCCGTTGACTATCAAAATCTCTCACCATACAATCCAGCTCTGCAGAGGTGGCCTGGGGACCCAGTGTTGGGGGAACTTGTGGGTGTGGCAGCTTCAATTTAAGTGCCCATTAGGAGTCTCCACTCATAATGGCTCAAGGATTTTCTGATGCTGCCGATGCAGACCATAGCAATTCACTTCAACAAAACAGACGGACTCTTCTATAAAATCCCTTTCACCTACAGGGATTTCTGTCTCCCCAGTTGTGCGGCTGGCCATATTTCCACGACGATTATGGGATGAATTGACAAGCTGTTCATCTAGGTGTTCGGGGATGACAACTGTGGGCGTGAATGAGTCAGCTGATGGTCATGaagcacagtttcatgaagcaaaaACAGATGCAGTGATGTTCAATGTCAAGCAACACAGTGGCGAGGTCACGTGACAGGACAGAGGCAGATTTCGGGAGCGGCAGTGAGAGGTGTAGACGTGTTCACGGCTGACCTGACGGCTTTTTTTATTCAGCgttttaaaaaacagaaactcacTAAAAACATTACAGCTTCAAATTTAGTCCGGGTTCAAAGGTCGGCATCGGATCGCGAGGGTCCCATCACAACACAGCGGGAAACATGAAGGACAGAAAGGAAAGGTTTATAAAGACGGATGGACAGGAAGCGATGTGGCTGGAGGAGGGGCTGCGGGTAGTGGGTGGAAATCCTGTGATGGTTGTCCTCGAGTGTTTCTATCGTTTGTCTCGGGTTTACATGATGCTGCAGCACTTACATGGCTGCTTCTCCTTCTTTGTCGCCGCCGGCGTCTCACCAGCTGTGTCGCCGTTAGTTGCCGCCTTCGCCTCGGGAGTGGGAGCAGGGGGGGCACCCGACTGAGGAACAGCCATCGGTGGCACGGCCGTCGGACTCTCTGCAGGGTCTTTAGCTGATCCTGGTGAGGTTTTCCCGTCAGAGTCCTCGATGAGAACCAGCTCGGCCTTCACCGTCCCCTGCAAGCCCAGAACCTTCTTGgtctcatcctcatcttcaacatTCTGGTAGCCCATGAACACCATGGTCACGGGGTTCTCTGTAGTGGCTTCTGTTGTATCAGATTGGCTTTCGGGTTTGGCCTCCAGCCCGGTGATCTCTGTGGTGACCTGCGGTGCCTCTGTTCCGCTCTCCTGTTGGACTTGTGTGGTATGGATGGTCGTGATCGTAGTGACGGTCTGAGACTTGACAGAAGCCTCGTCCGCCTTGTTGATAAGCTCCTCCACCTCGgtggagctcagcaggtggacGCCATCCTCGCCATTCATCTCGTGGACCACTGAAAGGCAGAACTCAGATTAGGACCGTGTAACAACAGACCTTAGCTGGGGCTCCACTCTACATCATCCTTCCACCTCCAAGTTCAACTACACCCATCGTGGTGACATCACCTTTGCGCTCATCTTCGTAAACTTTGACCCCTTGATGGGAGAAGTCAACGGGAAGTTTGGTGTGAGAGGACAGAACTCTGGTTTCGCCCGTCACATTGTCCCGCTCTACTTTAATCTCCACCGAGTACATGGCTGGGAGGATGGGGAGGGTCAGACGTCACAGAGGGCcaacacacacgtacacacgcacacaacactACATTTAGGCTTAGTGCAGAGATGTGCAACTCACTAAACTAACAAGATGAATGCACCTACTTCAGACTCAAACTGACAGTTACAGTGGTACTGTAGTTTTAGATATGTGGTGACATTGTGCGTCCACTAGAGGGTTCCCtgctgccaacaaagcaaaTTAGAAAACCCAATCGCTCATGTATGGCCTCGCTGAATCTTTGGCCCATATATTGGTTCCAAAGGAAGTCATTTGGACTCAAAAAATTGTTGAGTCATACACACATGGATGAGTCACTCTCACCTAAGGTTTCAATGACTCACTTATGATTCATGTAGTCAATGAATCTCACACATCAATACTtgttggacaggaagtgagaatGAATCAAAGACTAGCAGAGCCACAGCGACCAAAGCATTTCTCTTCGAGTCGTGTAGCCAAACAGGAAGAGAAGTTAGTTAAGTCTCTGGCTCAATCACATAGAGGAAATGACTCTTGAATCCCACTGGATTCCATGATGGACATGTTGGAACAGTCCAACATGTTGTGTGACCTGAATGTTTTGACAGGTCAGAGGGTCTGGCTCACTAATTCCACATATTTGAGACAGATTCTGTGACTAACGTTAGAAATTATGTGCTCCAAGTCTGGGAATCAGTGAATCGCACACATCTTGAGTCACCAAAACAAACTTCTTCTCCAACTACACGATAGACTGAGGTGTTAATGTGGCTAGTAAGTCATGTGATTGTGAGACATCAGTCGGTGACGTtgaggacacactcactcagacgggacagacaaacaaacagatgtTAGAAAACAGAGAACGCATCCATCCGTCATGTTCAGTACTCTAGAAAAAGAACAGTTCCAGCCAGTTTAGCTCCGACTACGCTGAAGCTCATCAGTCATGTCAATGATGTCACGGTGTGGCTCGTCACATGACTCCTCCTCCCGTACTCACCTTTCTTCATCGCCTCCATTTCTGTCATTTGGGTCAATTGGGGTCTTTTATGAACCTTGACCTCTTCAATAACTCGAGAGGAGGAAGGACAcaggcacagagagagagaagagtaaAGACTGAAGGCCAGCAGATCACATGACTCCACACAGCAATCAGAACACCTGCTGCCAGAGCTTTTCTTGTTTCAAATCTATTATTAATATCGGACTACTTAAGTTGGCTGATGCCTTGTTTTGTAAAGTGGCCCCTGCTTACTTGCATCAGATCACTGAATAAGAGTCATCCGATTACCACAGTTCATCTAACACCAGTTTTCTGCCGTCTCAGAATCATCATTGAAATAGCTAATAGCACTGTTATGATGATAATTGTTTACATAATCCTACATTCCTACTACTGGACAAGAGTAATCGGATTACATCTTGAGGACTCCAGTCTCACCTTCAACTACCTGACCTGACTGAATAGGTCGCTCCTGCTGACCCGGGCTGAGACTTTTGAGCTCTACGGCTGatcagaggaggagagtgagcGATGGGACAGTaacacagagaagaaatggacacAGACAATCTCACGTACCTTTTACAGACGGTGACAACACCTGCGAACAACAGAGCCCAACAGTTACACACAATGGTGGGAGAACATCCAACCACAGTTCTGAAGAAGCTACATCTGTGTGTCTACCTCATATAGCTATGTAAGTTTATAGCTTTATAGCTATatatgtttggttcagagtcctggttaaggtaagCCATgcgttttgggtggttaggttgagaggctggggagagcattatggcaatgagaggtccccacaatgcACGCTTGACCACTCACCTGTGTGTGAGTTGTGACGCTCTCAGTCACACCTCCCGTCTCCAGAGTCAtcagctctttctccagccTGCAACATGGACATAATGAAGAATGACAGCTTTATTAACCGGCACATTGCAGTGTGTGCACAGGTTTGACTTGCTCTAGTTGAACTGTATCATAATGATCAGCTGACCAAGCGGTAATAACTGTCTTGAAGAACAAACTcacctgttttgtgttttaactAAACACATTGACAGTGATATATTTACAAATTTAGCTTTTGATCTTGTGTTTGAACTGGAACACACCTGTCGATGGCGTCCTCCAGAGACTTGGTCTTGGCTGCATCTTGTTCCAGCTGTCTCTTCACCTCGTCCTGCTCtggtccagcagatggcgctccaTCCAGCAGCCAACGTTCCCTCAGGGCCTTCGACTAAGTATGACAAACAGTGCCAGTCTTAACACTAAATGTACATGTAAATGTACTGACGTTTGGCACAAACATCTGTTTGTGGGCCACATTGAGTTAGGCCCATGCTTCTTTGTGGACCACGCTAGTTTGTCAATAGTTAAGGAGTTGCACATCCTTGTTGGTGAGTCACAGTATAGATACTTGCTCACACACGTAGCTTCCACGCTGTGGTTGGCACATATATATTGTGATTCCACTAGCTCAGTTGAGGACacaataataacacaataataataatagtttgtGGGTCACatatatttgcttttgttttgtacgCACAGGTTCGGGAAGCTTTATGATAAACAACATGGATAGAAGGAAATGAACAAGATGGAACTTTTCCTGAGAAACAACTATATATCCTCATCAATATGTGTTAGGTACACTGTGGTATTCTGCAGCTGAtagatgttttgtatttttgggGCTCAATATTAGCCACAACATGCACTGTGTTGACTATCCACAGTGCTGAATGGTCCAGCAACCAGTAAGAAAAATTGCGGGCTCGTAGCTCGCAGGGTCCTCTATGTGGTGTTGAGGGGGCACTTGAGGCCTTTGGGGAAAACGCTGTTGACTGAGGAACATTCACCTGCCGTTGGACTCACTTTCCCGCCAGTCTCCATTCGAGGACAAACTTTCTCTGAATGTGTCACGTGATCCGTCTGTTAAAAATACTTGTGTTGACTTTGAGGCAGCAGCTGTGAGTCGCAACATTTCTGACGTTCCTCCTTTAAAACCAGCAGATATTTATaatctgcagctgctcacatgCAGCACGACATACAGCCGCAGCGTATCACCTCTGGACATCAAGGGGCCACACGTGCGGAGCTAGAGAATCTGCGCTCCGAATAGAGGAGGAACAGCAGCGTATGAAACAAACTTTACATCacaaactgaaggaggagattAAGCGCAGGTGTAGTCTTGAAAATGTAACAGTTCCTTCTTACCTTGAGATGCTGAAGGGCTCGTCTGTCGTCCTCCAGCTGTCGCCTTTTGTTCTCGATCTCTGTCTgccacttcctcttctcctggCATCACAACAACGGGTTTAATGACAAAATCCTGCTTGACACGAATAAACTTACTAATGGTGAAATGCACCGAACAAGATCAATATTCAATTTTTGTGGCACAGAAGAGACGAGAAAATGCAtccggaagctgaagagagactTGGAACAGCTCTTGAAAGATAAAACTTGGATTTCAGAAAAAATTATGAAGatatgttttgtgtttcatgcttgatgcagcagaaaaaaagaagaaactcaGTGAGAGAtacaagaaataataaaatgatattCCTTCTGCTGATTACATGACACATTTAGCAAACATGGCAAGTGTCAAACAAAAGTGTGAGACATATAGTTGTTATTACTGTAACTCTGCGCTGTGTTTCAGCCAACATGTTGAGGACATTTATAGAAGAGGATGTTTAAAGACCCCCGGGTGTCGGGATAAATAAGGATATTGTCTGGATGTTTACAAGTATGAATATATTTGGAGtagggaaaaaaacattctatAACATCAACAACATTGTTTGGCACAAtaagatgaagtcatgtgactttatttaataaatactgAGACATAAATGGCAAAGGTAATTGGAAAATAATCCACTTTCTATTTTAGAAATATATGTTGAACTAAAAAAGCCAAACAAGGAAACAGCAGAATGATATCTAGAAATAGCCAAGCAGTGAAAGCCTTCATatgaaaaaacagaataataCCAACAATGTCaacatatatttctatatttaataCAGAATGatttttaacaacaaaaatatgaaggaaACACTTTCATTTGGACATAGTTGGGGAGGGGATTTTTGATGATGAATTTAATTAATAGTCAAATTCAAGTGCACTCCATGGGACAGTTGGTGGCGGTAGCATTCATGAACTCGCTGCACAAATCGAGCAGGAAAGCTGCGAATTACAATGAAGGCATGAGCAGCGGAGGATTGGGGAGCCTACAGATTCCATATCCAAAATCCATTCATCTGTTCCTTGTCTCATGAAGCCAACTGCAAAGCAACATATTGAACTGTGCACGGTGAATGTGTGGTGGACCAAGAAATAAAAACTGGAAAGTAGGACACCACAGTGGAGCTTGGTGAAGACATtgtcaaaacaaatgtacagacatagaaagaaagcaaaaaatGGACGcaagtcaacaaaataaaaaatgggtTAAACTGAGTAGGTT
It contains:
- the palm1a gene encoding paralemmin 1a isoform X1, which gives rise to MIGVERTDLSEMETSESAGQQDRLQLIAEKRKWQTEIENKRRQLEDDRRALQHLKSKALRERWLLDGAPSAGPEQDEVKRQLEQDAAKTKSLEDAIDRLEKELMTLETGGVTESVTTHTQVLSPSVKAVELKSLSPGQQERPIQSGQVVEVIEEVKVHKRPQLTQMTEMEAMKKAMYSVEIKVERDNVTGETRVLSSHTKLPVDFSHQGVKVYEDERKVVHEMNGEDGVHLLSSTEVEELINKADEASVKSQTVTTITTIHTTQVQQESGTEAPQVTTEITGLEAKPESQSDTTEATTENPVTMVFMGYQNVEDEDETKKVLGLQGTVKAELVLIEDSDGKTSPGSAKDPAESPTAVPPMAVPQSGAPPAPTPEAKAATNGDTAGETPAATKKEKQPCKCCSIM
- the palm1a gene encoding paralemmin 1a isoform X3, whose amino-acid sequence is MIGVERTDLSEMETSESAGQQDRLQLIAEKRKWQTEIENKRRQLEDDRRALQHLKSKALRERWLLDGAPSAGPEQDEVKRQLEQDAAKTKSLEDAIDRLEKELMTLETGGVTESVTTHTQVLSPSVKAVELKSLSPGQQERPIQSGQVVEVVHEMNGEDGVHLLSSTEVEELINKADEASVKSQTVTTITTIHTTQVQQESGTEAPQVTTEITGLEAKPESQSDTTEATTENPVTMVFMGYQNVEDEDETKKVLGLQGTVKAELVLIEDSDGKTSPGSAKDPAESPTAVPPMAVPQSGAPPAPTPEAKAATNGDTAGETPAATKKEKQPCKCCSIM
- the palm1a gene encoding paralemmin 1a isoform X2 yields the protein MIGVERTDLSEMETSESAGQQDRLQLIAEKRKWQTEIENKRRQLEDDRRALQHLKSKALRERWLLDGAPSAGPEQDEVKRQLEQDAAKTKSLEDAIDRLEKELMTLETGGVTESVTTHTQVLSPSVKAVELKSLSPGQQERPIQSGQVVEVIEEVKVHKRPQLTQMTEMEAMKKVVHEMNGEDGVHLLSSTEVEELINKADEASVKSQTVTTITTIHTTQVQQESGTEAPQVTTEITGLEAKPESQSDTTEATTENPVTMVFMGYQNVEDEDETKKVLGLQGTVKAELVLIEDSDGKTSPGSAKDPAESPTAVPPMAVPQSGAPPAPTPEAKAATNGDTAGETPAATKKEKQPCKCCSIM